One region of Salinirubrum litoreum genomic DNA includes:
- a CDS encoding radical SAM protein: MISKGCEQCAEGGKMVMFVYGYCDQRDCFYCPLGENRKNVTDVYANERLVESDEDVLEEARRMDALGTSITGGEPQEALDRTCHYLSLLKEEFGEDHHTHLYTGIPGGRENMRRLSEAGLDEIRFHPPLELWGDLHGTEWEEILYVAREEGLTPAFEIPGIRPEPEFLEFLDEGAADFCNINEFEMSDGNYRRMQEAGFELQEGHMSAVDGSKQAILDEMGDHERVYFCTSVFKDAAQHRNRLKRMAKNVSRQFDEITDDGTLVYGKTYTPAERFAELGVPEEFYAAKTNHVEVAWWLLEEMVDEGDVDDGEIVEQYPTVDGTVVERTPLA; this comes from the coding sequence ATGATCTCGAAGGGCTGTGAACAGTGCGCCGAGGGTGGCAAGATGGTCATGTTCGTCTACGGCTACTGCGACCAGCGGGACTGTTTCTACTGCCCGCTGGGTGAGAACCGCAAGAACGTGACCGACGTGTACGCCAACGAGCGTCTCGTCGAGTCGGACGAGGACGTGCTCGAGGAAGCGCGCCGGATGGACGCGCTCGGCACGTCGATCACCGGCGGGGAGCCACAGGAGGCGCTCGACCGCACCTGCCACTACCTCTCGCTTCTCAAGGAGGAGTTCGGCGAAGACCATCACACGCACCTCTACACCGGCATCCCCGGCGGCCGGGAGAACATGCGCCGCCTCTCGGAAGCCGGACTGGACGAGATCCGGTTCCACCCGCCCTTGGAACTGTGGGGCGACCTCCACGGGACCGAGTGGGAGGAGATCCTCTACGTCGCCCGCGAGGAGGGGCTGACGCCGGCCTTCGAGATCCCCGGCATCCGGCCGGAGCCGGAGTTCCTGGAGTTCTTGGACGAGGGCGCGGCCGACTTCTGTAACATCAACGAGTTCGAGATGTCCGACGGGAACTACCGCCGGATGCAGGAGGCCGGCTTCGAGTTGCAGGAGGGCCACATGTCGGCCGTCGACGGCTCGAAGCAGGCGATTCTCGACGAGATGGGCGACCACGAGCGCGTCTACTTCTGTACCTCCGTGTTCAAGGACGCCGCCCAGCACCGGAACCGCCTGAAGCGCATGGCGAAGAACGTCTCGCGGCAGTTCGACGAGATCACCGACGACGGGACCCTGGTCTACGGGAAGACGTACACGCCCGCCGAGCGCTTCGCCGAACTGGGCGTGCCCGAGGAGTTCTACGCCGCGAAGACGAACCACGTGGAGGTCGCGTGGTGGCTCTTGGAGGAGATGGTCGACGAGGGCGACGTGGACGACGGCGAGATCGTCGAGCAGTATCCCACAGTGGACGGGACCGTGGTGGAGCGCACGCCACTGGCCTGA
- a CDS encoding aminopeptidase, translated as MDERVRRHAETLVDWSARIEAGDDVIVSLDEGTHDLGVAVARLLGERGANPVFVRQSDELTRAYLQGHEAFDGEFTADPAHELALCESADAYLSIRGGHNTTAMADVPGEIRQAHAKATKAIRQARLATDWVATIHPTRSLAQQAGMAFEEYRDFVYDAILRDWESLAEEMARMKEILDDGDEVRIVREGTDLTMSVAGRTAVNSAASVAYDSHNLPSGEVFTAPVEDSVEGEVHFDVPMTINDTRVRDVRLTFEDGEVVDFTAEAGETVLADLLDTDAGARRLGELGIGMNRGIDRFTDNILFDEKMGETVHLALGRAYDACLPEGESGNDSAIHTDMITDMSGDSRLEVDGEVVQRNGTFRWEDGFEG; from the coding sequence ATGGACGAGCGAGTGCGACGTCACGCGGAGACGCTGGTCGACTGGAGCGCGCGGATCGAGGCGGGCGACGACGTGATCGTCTCGCTGGACGAGGGCACCCACGATCTGGGCGTCGCGGTCGCGCGACTGCTCGGCGAACGGGGCGCGAACCCCGTCTTCGTCCGCCAGTCGGACGAACTGACCCGCGCGTACCTCCAGGGCCACGAAGCGTTCGACGGCGAGTTCACGGCCGATCCGGCCCACGAACTCGCGCTGTGTGAGTCGGCCGACGCCTACCTCTCGATCCGCGGAGGACACAACACCACGGCGATGGCGGACGTCCCGGGCGAGATACGACAGGCCCACGCGAAGGCGACGAAGGCGATCCGACAGGCACGCCTCGCCACCGACTGGGTGGCGACGATCCATCCGACTCGGTCGCTCGCCCAGCAGGCCGGGATGGCCTTCGAGGAGTACCGGGACTTCGTCTACGACGCGATTCTGCGGGACTGGGAGTCGCTGGCCGAGGAGATGGCCCGGATGAAGGAGATTCTGGACGACGGCGACGAGGTGCGGATCGTCCGCGAGGGCACCGACCTCACGATGTCCGTCGCGGGCCGGACGGCGGTGAACTCGGCGGCGTCGGTCGCGTACGACTCGCACAACCTCCCCTCCGGCGAGGTGTTCACCGCGCCGGTCGAAGACAGCGTCGAGGGCGAGGTCCACTTCGACGTGCCGATGACGATCAACGACACCCGCGTCCGGGACGTCCGCCTCACCTTCGAAGACGGCGAGGTCGTCGACTTCACGGCCGAGGCCGGTGAAACCGTGCTGGCGGACCTGCTGGACACCGACGCGGGCGCACGTCGCCTCGGCGAACTCGGCATCGGGATGAACCGCGGTATCGACCGGTTCACGGACAACATCCTGTTCGACGAGAAGATGGGCGAGACGGTCCACCTCGCGCTCGGCCGGGCCTACGACGCCTGTCTGCCCGAGGGCGAGTCGGGCAACGACAGTGCGATCCACACCGACATGATCACAGACATGTCGGGCGACTCGCGGCTGGAAGTCGACGGCGAGGTCGTCCAGCGGAACGGCACGTTCCGGTGGGAGGACGGCTTCGAGGGGTGA
- a CDS encoding CBS domain-containing protein → MPIIDITRTTVVTAGPDTPVGDVTRAMRERDLEYVVVLAENQPVGLLSPADIGRAYVAGTDLGSVTAGELLSGEPVTVQASADLSTFVGLLGDTGAQRAIVVDDDGFVGVVTLDDALAQYGRDLTRVLDLLD, encoded by the coding sequence ATGCCGATCATCGACATCACCCGAACGACGGTCGTCACCGCCGGGCCGGACACACCGGTCGGTGACGTGACGAGAGCGATGCGCGAGCGCGACCTCGAGTACGTCGTCGTGTTGGCGGAGAACCAGCCAGTCGGCCTGCTCTCGCCGGCGGACATCGGCCGGGCCTACGTCGCGGGCACCGACCTCGGGAGCGTCACGGCCGGCGAGTTACTGTCGGGTGAGCCGGTGACGGTACAGGCGTCGGCCGATCTTTCGACGTTCGTCGGCCTGCTCGGTGACACCGGCGCACAGCGAGCGATCGTCGTCGACGACGACGGCTTCGTCGGCGTCGTCACGCTGGACGACGCGCTGGCACAGTACGGCCGCGACCTGACGCGAGTACTGGATCTCCTCGACTGA
- the gnd gene encoding phosphogluconate dehydrogenase (NAD(+)-dependent, decarboxylating), producing MQLGVIGLGRMGQIVVERCLADGHEVVAFDLDPEAVATAADAGATPAESVADLADRLGDEKRIWLMVPAGDAVDATLDDLDPHLDGEDVVVDGGNSHFEASARRAEATDAAYLDCGTSGGPAGAELGFSLMIGGPEWAYEAMTPVFDAVATGPAGHDRMGASGSGHYVKMVHNGVEYALMQAYGEGFELLHEGRYDLDLEAVARTWNNGAVIRSWLLELCEEAFREEGTDLGDVADHVAGGSTGTWTVQEALEQEIPVPLIYQALSERFGSRAPESGRFSRRLANRLRYGFGRHEVQRD from the coding sequence ATGCAACTGGGCGTGATCGGACTGGGGCGCATGGGTCAGATCGTCGTGGAACGCTGTCTCGCCGACGGACACGAGGTCGTCGCCTTCGACCTCGACCCCGAAGCGGTGGCGACCGCCGCCGACGCCGGGGCGACGCCGGCCGAGTCGGTCGCCGACCTCGCGGACAGACTGGGCGACGAGAAACGCATCTGGCTGATGGTCCCCGCAGGCGACGCGGTGGACGCGACGCTCGACGACCTCGACCCGCACCTCGACGGCGAGGACGTCGTCGTCGACGGCGGCAACTCCCACTTCGAGGCGTCGGCCCGCCGGGCCGAGGCGACCGACGCGGCGTACCTCGACTGCGGCACCTCCGGCGGTCCCGCGGGTGCGGAACTGGGCTTCTCGCTGATGATCGGCGGTCCCGAGTGGGCCTACGAGGCGATGACACCCGTCTTCGACGCGGTGGCGACCGGCCCCGCCGGCCACGACCGGATGGGTGCGTCCGGATCGGGTCACTACGTCAAGATGGTCCACAACGGCGTCGAGTACGCGCTGATGCAGGCCTACGGCGAGGGCTTCGAACTCCTGCACGAGGGTCGGTACGATCTCGATCTGGAGGCTGTCGCCCGCACGTGGAACAACGGTGCGGTGATCCGGTCGTGGTTGCTCGAACTCTGTGAGGAGGCGTTCCGCGAGGAGGGGACCGACCTCGGCGACGTGGCCGATCACGTGGCCGGTGGGTCGACCGGCACCTGGACGGTCCAGGAGGCACTCGAACAGGAGATTCCGGTCCCGCTCATCTATCAGGCACTCTCGGAGCGGTTCGGGTCGCGCGCCCCCGAGTCGGGGCGGTTCTCCCGGCGACTCGCCAACCGTCTCCGGTACGGCTTCGGTCGACACGAGGTCCAGCGCGACTGA
- a CDS encoding DUF1028 domain-containing protein gives MTFSICVREEYTDEEGDEHLRFGVAVTTRLPAVGTLCPFANEHGAVATQSLVNVELGRKGIEYLADGLAVEKALDALLDADEGSAQRQLHGVDADGEFTFSGDECNDWYGHLAGDGYTVAGNLLTGESVIEAVADEYEAAAPETGAAEDAADPLAKRLVDALAAGHAQGGDKREDLPVQSAALKVTRTEERELSPYYDDLRVDATETPIRDLRETFAEAERGFEMAVERYADAYEEDDIDAAEGDEETVDAGE, from the coding sequence GTGACCTTCAGCATCTGCGTGCGAGAGGAGTACACCGACGAGGAGGGCGACGAGCACCTGCGCTTCGGCGTCGCCGTCACGACTCGCCTGCCCGCCGTGGGGACGCTCTGTCCGTTCGCCAACGAACACGGCGCGGTGGCGACACAGAGCCTCGTGAACGTCGAACTCGGCCGGAAGGGGATCGAGTACCTCGCGGACGGTCTGGCGGTCGAGAAGGCGCTGGACGCCCTGCTGGACGCAGACGAGGGGAGCGCCCAGCGGCAGCTCCACGGGGTCGACGCGGACGGCGAGTTCACCTTCTCCGGCGACGAGTGCAACGACTGGTACGGTCACCTCGCCGGTGACGGCTACACCGTCGCCGGGAACCTGCTGACCGGCGAGTCGGTGATCGAGGCGGTCGCCGACGAGTACGAGGCGGCGGCACCCGAGACCGGCGCGGCGGAGGACGCGGCCGACCCACTGGCGAAGCGTCTCGTCGACGCACTTGCGGCCGGGCACGCACAGGGCGGCGACAAGCGCGAAGACCTGCCGGTCCAGAGTGCGGCGCTGAAGGTGACCCGCACCGAGGAGCGAGAGCTGTCGCCGTACTACGACGACCTCCGGGTCGACGCCACCGAGACGCCCATCCGCGACCTCCGGGAGACGTTCGCCGAGGCCGAACGCGGCTTCGAGATGGCCGTCGAGCGCTACGCCGACGCCTACGAGGAGGACGACATCGACGCCGCCGAGGGCGACGAGGAGACCGTCGACGCCGGGGAGTGA
- a CDS encoding CTP synthase: protein MPTEPETGYDPDLGRKFVFVTGGVMSGLGKGITAASTGRLLANAGFDVTAVKIDPYLNVDAGTMNPYQHGEVYVLKDGGEVDLDLGNYERFLGTDMTSDHNVTTGKVYKQVIEKERAGDYLGKTVQIIPHVTDDIKRRVREAAEGSDVCIVEVGGTVGDIEGMPYLEALRQFAHEEDDGDILFTHVTLVPYSKNGEQKTKPTQHSVKELRSIGLQPDILVGRSTNKLDPDTREKIALFCDVPTDAVFSNPDVEDIYHVPLMVEEEGLDEYVMERLDLTSEALPREERDSRWREIVTREKTGEVEIALVGKYDLEDAYMSVHEALKHAGLEHNVEVTVTWCDSDKMHDAHRERIREADGVVVPGGFGSRGTEGKIEAIRYARENDVPFLGLCLGFQMAVVEYARNVLGLEGAHSAELDPETPHPVIDLLPEQKELDDMGGTMRLGAHETDIRPDTLAHEVYGADACTERHRHRYEVNPAYIDDLEAGDLVFSGTAGRRMEIVELDDHPYFLGTQFHPEFRSRPDRASPPFVGLVDAVLDRVAAREDGEPADSTADETEVEAR, encoded by the coding sequence ATGCCGACGGAACCCGAGACAGGGTACGACCCGGATCTGGGTCGGAAGTTCGTTTTCGTGACCGGGGGTGTGATGTCCGGGCTGGGCAAGGGAATCACGGCCGCCAGCACCGGGAGACTACTGGCCAACGCCGGCTTCGACGTGACGGCAGTCAAGATCGACCCGTACCTCAACGTCGATGCCGGGACGATGAACCCCTACCAGCACGGGGAGGTGTACGTCCTGAAGGACGGCGGCGAGGTCGACCTCGACCTGGGGAACTACGAGCGCTTCCTCGGGACCGACATGACCTCCGACCACAACGTCACGACCGGGAAGGTCTACAAGCAGGTCATCGAGAAGGAACGCGCCGGCGACTACCTCGGGAAGACCGTCCAGATCATCCCGCACGTCACCGACGACATCAAGCGTCGAGTCCGCGAGGCGGCGGAGGGCTCCGACGTCTGCATCGTCGAGGTCGGCGGCACCGTGGGCGACATCGAGGGGATGCCGTACCTCGAAGCCCTCCGGCAGTTCGCCCACGAGGAGGACGACGGCGACATCCTCTTCACCCACGTCACGCTGGTTCCGTACTCGAAGAACGGCGAGCAGAAGACGAAGCCGACCCAGCACTCCGTGAAGGAACTGCGGAGCATCGGGCTCCAGCCGGACATCCTCGTCGGGCGCTCGACGAACAAACTCGACCCCGACACGCGCGAGAAGATCGCGCTGTTCTGTGACGTGCCGACCGACGCGGTGTTCTCGAACCCGGACGTGGAGGACATCTACCACGTCCCGCTGATGGTCGAAGAGGAGGGACTCGACGAGTACGTGATGGAGCGACTCGACCTGACGAGCGAGGCGCTCCCCCGCGAGGAGCGCGACAGCCGCTGGCGCGAGATCGTCACCCGCGAGAAGACCGGCGAGGTGGAGATCGCGCTGGTCGGCAAGTACGACCTCGAAGACGCCTACATGTCGGTCCACGAGGCGCTGAAACACGCCGGCCTCGAACACAACGTCGAGGTGACCGTCACGTGGTGTGACTCCGACAAGATGCACGACGCCCACCGCGAGCGTATCCGCGAGGCGGACGGCGTCGTGGTGCCGGGTGGCTTCGGCTCTCGCGGCACCGAGGGCAAGATCGAGGCGATCCGGTACGCCCGCGAGAACGACGTGCCCTTCCTCGGGCTCTGTCTCGGCTTCCAGATGGCGGTCGTGGAGTACGCCCGGAACGTCCTCGGCCTGGAGGGCGCACATTCTGCGGAACTCGACCCCGAGACGCCACACCCGGTCATCGACCTCCTGCCCGAGCAGAAAGAGCTCGACGACATGGGCGGGACGATGCGGCTCGGTGCCCACGAGACGGACATCCGGCCGGACACCCTCGCACACGAGGTCTACGGCGCGGACGCCTGTACCGAGCGCCACCGCCACCGTTACGAGGTGAACCCCGCGTACATCGACGACCTCGAAGCTGGCGACCTCGTCTTCTCCGGCACCGCCGGTCGTCGGATGGAGATCGTCGAACTCGACGACCACCCGTACTTCCTCGGGACGCAGTTCCACCCCGAGTTTCGGTCGCGGCCAGACCGAGCGAGTCCGCCCTTCGTCGGTCTCGTCGACGCGGTGCTGGACCGCGTCGCGGCCCGCGAGGACGGGGAGCCAGCCGACAGCACCGCCGACGAGACGGAGGTGGAGGCCCGATGA
- the guaA gene encoding glutamine-hydrolyzing GMP synthase produces MIDVEAFIKEATAEIRQEVGDANAIIALSGGVDSSVAAALAYRAIGDQLTPVYVDTGLMRKGETEQIRETFSYMDSLRIVEAQDRFVGALEGVTDPEEKRHVIGEQFIREFEREARDTDADYLVQGTIYPDRIESEGNIKSHHNVGGLPDAVDFEGIVEPVRERYKDEVREVARELGLESVVSERMPFPGPGLAVRIVGEVTAEKLEVARDATHVVEDEVAKHDPWQAFAAVLGKATGVKGDNRVHGWVVAVRSVESRDGMTARAQELPWETLQRIQSRITGTNDNVSRVVYDVTHKPPATIEYE; encoded by the coding sequence ATGATCGACGTCGAAGCGTTCATCAAGGAGGCGACCGCCGAAATTCGACAAGAGGTCGGCGACGCGAACGCGATCATCGCGCTGTCGGGCGGCGTGGACTCCTCTGTCGCGGCCGCCCTCGCCTACCGTGCCATCGGCGACCAGTTGACGCCGGTGTACGTCGACACCGGCCTGATGCGGAAGGGCGAGACAGAGCAGATCCGCGAGACGTTCAGCTACATGGACTCCCTGCGCATCGTCGAGGCGCAGGACCGCTTCGTCGGCGCACTCGAAGGCGTCACCGACCCCGAGGAGAAGCGGCACGTCATCGGCGAGCAGTTCATCCGCGAGTTCGAGCGTGAAGCGCGCGACACCGACGCCGACTACCTCGTGCAGGGGACCATCTACCCCGACCGCATCGAGTCGGAGGGGAACATCAAGTCCCACCACAACGTCGGCGGCCTGCCGGACGCGGTCGACTTCGAGGGCATCGTCGAACCGGTCCGCGAGCGCTACAAGGACGAGGTCCGCGAGGTCGCCCGCGAACTCGGCCTCGAATCGGTCGTCTCCGAGCGCATGCCGTTCCCCGGGCCGGGCCTCGCGGTCCGGATCGTCGGCGAGGTGACCGCAGAGAAGTTGGAGGTCGCCCGCGACGCGACTCACGTCGTCGAGGACGAGGTGGCGAAACACGACCCGTGGCAGGCCTTCGCCGCGGTCCTGGGGAAGGCGACCGGCGTGAAGGGCGACAACCGCGTCCACGGCTGGGTCGTCGCGGTGCGGTCGGTCGAGAGCCGCGACGGGATGACGGCCCGCGCGCAGGAACTGCCGTGGGAGACGCTCCAGCGCATCCAGAGTCGCATCACGGGGACGAACGACAACGTCTCGCGGGTGGTCTACGACGTGACGCACAAGCCGCCCGCGACGATCGAGTACGAGTGA
- a CDS encoding DUF7126 family protein: MIAIVAGTDEDGLGEALESEGVEVRRIDGLATGETLKSAGIAAADLFVLTDTSDATAIPVAKDANPEIRVVLYARDSLPEFAKGQADLAVDPALLSVDVVAEELVDTA, translated from the coding sequence ATGATCGCAATCGTCGCAGGCACGGACGAGGACGGACTGGGCGAGGCTCTCGAGAGCGAGGGTGTCGAAGTACGACGGATCGACGGGCTGGCGACCGGCGAGACGCTCAAGTCGGCGGGCATCGCGGCGGCGGACCTGTTCGTCCTGACGGACACCAGTGACGCGACCGCGATTCCGGTGGCGAAGGACGCGAACCCCGAGATCCGGGTCGTGTTGTACGCCCGCGACTCCCTGCCGGAGTTCGCCAAGGGGCAGGCCGATCTGGCGGTCGATCCGGCGCTGTTGTCTGTCGATGTCGTGGCCGAAGAACTGGTCGATACTGCGTGA
- a CDS encoding cupin domain-containing protein, with the protein MLDCYDVPDADPGEVASGELVVSDDVLVKVFALGPGAELPAHEHGDSTNVFHVLEGTVTVLQDDTEEEITAPGVVHHERGRAHGARNDTDEVVVFTASLAPMPGSG; encoded by the coding sequence ATGCTCGACTGCTACGACGTCCCCGACGCAGACCCCGGCGAAGTCGCCTCCGGCGAACTGGTCGTCAGCGACGACGTCCTCGTCAAAGTGTTCGCACTCGGTCCCGGCGCGGAACTCCCCGCCCACGAACACGGCGACAGCACCAACGTCTTCCACGTGCTGGAGGGCACCGTCACCGTCCTGCAGGACGACACAGAAGAGGAGATCACCGCACCGGGCGTCGTCCACCACGAACGCGGACGGGCACACGGCGCGCGCAACGACACCGACGAGGTGGTCGTCTTCACAGCGAGTCTCGCGCCGATGCCCGGCAGTGGCTGA
- a CDS encoding GTP-dependent dephospho-CoA kinase family protein, producing the protein MLRLPDDLRGAFKEPFGPVYTDAERLLADAGTPLVAVGDVVTYHLRQAGHEPQVAVIDGQTEREAVSDEIARVLDGEAHRVEVENAQATLSEDLLRALVDALDSAEPTVIVVEGEEDLATLPAMVAVPTGGSVVYGQPGEGMVLVSVDDEARSEARELLRRLDGDSEAALSTLEP; encoded by the coding sequence ATGCTCCGACTCCCCGACGATCTGCGCGGGGCGTTCAAAGAGCCGTTCGGCCCGGTCTACACCGACGCCGAGCGACTGCTCGCGGACGCCGGTACGCCCCTCGTCGCGGTCGGCGACGTAGTGACGTACCACCTCCGGCAGGCCGGCCACGAACCGCAGGTCGCGGTGATAGACGGGCAGACCGAACGCGAGGCGGTGAGCGACGAGATCGCTCGCGTGCTGGACGGGGAGGCTCACAGAGTCGAAGTCGAGAACGCGCAGGCGACCCTCTCCGAGGACCTCCTCCGGGCGCTGGTCGACGCCCTCGACAGCGCGGAGCCGACCGTGATCGTCGTCGAGGGTGAGGAGGACCTCGCCACTCTGCCGGCGATGGTCGCGGTCCCGACCGGCGGGTCGGTCGTCTACGGCCAACCGGGCGAGGGGATGGTGCTCGTCTCGGTGGACGACGAGGCGAGGAGCGAGGCGCGCGAGTTGCTCCGGAGACTGGACGGCGACAGCGAGGCGGCGCTTTCGACTCTCGAACCCTGA
- the spt4 gene encoding transcription elongation factor subunit Spt4, with amino-acid sequence MAQDRLVCRECHRVVDPDANTCPSCGSSSLSEDWAGLVIITHPEKSEVAEGMEVTEPGSYALKVR; translated from the coding sequence ATGGCGCAGGATCGACTCGTCTGTCGGGAGTGCCACCGGGTCGTCGATCCCGACGCGAACACCTGTCCGTCGTGTGGCTCCTCCAGTCTCTCGGAGGACTGGGCCGGGCTGGTCATCATCACCCACCCCGAGAAGAGCGAGGTCGCCGAGGGGATGGAAGTGACCGAACCCGGCTCGTACGCGCTGAAGGTCCGGTAG
- a CDS encoding DNA-directed RNA polymerase: MYKRVRLKDTVEVPPEHLADVTPERVKRLLQDKLEGRMDEDVGSVVSVVKVHDVGEGAVLPSRPGVYYEAEFDAITFDPQMQEVVDGQVVEVVEFGAFVGIGPVDGLLHVSQISDEYLAYDGENQQLASTESNQTLGVGDPVRVRIVTKSIDERNPRDSKIGLTAKQPGLGKHGWLEAERQKREAQAEGN; encoded by the coding sequence ATGTACAAACGGGTACGACTCAAAGACACGGTGGAGGTGCCGCCGGAGCACCTCGCGGACGTGACGCCGGAGCGAGTCAAACGACTCCTCCAAGACAAACTCGAAGGACGGATGGACGAGGACGTGGGGAGCGTCGTCAGCGTCGTGAAGGTCCACGACGTGGGTGAGGGCGCGGTCCTGCCGAGCAGGCCCGGCGTCTACTACGAGGCGGAGTTCGACGCGATCACCTTCGACCCCCAGATGCAGGAGGTCGTCGACGGACAGGTCGTCGAGGTCGTGGAGTTCGGGGCGTTCGTCGGGATCGGTCCCGTCGACGGCCTGCTCCACGTCTCACAGATCTCCGACGAGTACCTCGCTTACGACGGCGAGAACCAGCAACTCGCCTCGACCGAGTCCAACCAGACGCTCGGCGTCGGCGACCCGGTCCGGGTCCGCATCGTCACGAAGAGTATCGACGAGCGCAACCCGCGCGACTCGAAGATCGGCCTGACGGCCAAACAGCCAGGACTCGGCAAGCACGGCTGGCTCGAAGCCGAACGCCAGAAGCGCGAGGCGCAGGCGGAGGGTAACTGA
- a CDS encoding PIN domain-containing protein translates to MDTNALMLPVEGDVRVFEELDRLVGPTDLVTPTAVVAELEKLSASGGEEGVAASVGLDLATDRCTAVETEASYADDAVVELATSGEVDYVVTNDRPLRDRLLERGVRVIGLRGRNTLAITQP, encoded by the coding sequence GTGGACACGAACGCGCTGATGCTGCCGGTCGAGGGTGACGTGCGGGTCTTCGAGGAACTCGACCGACTGGTCGGCCCGACCGACCTCGTGACGCCGACCGCCGTCGTCGCCGAGTTGGAGAAACTCTCGGCGTCCGGCGGCGAGGAGGGTGTCGCAGCCAGCGTGGGACTGGACCTGGCGACCGACCGCTGTACTGCGGTGGAGACGGAGGCATCGTACGCCGACGACGCGGTCGTGGAACTCGCCACGTCGGGCGAGGTCGACTACGTCGTCACGAACGACAGACCCCTGCGGGACCGCCTGCTCGAACGCGGCGTACGGGTAATCGGTTTAAGGGGTCGGAACACACTGGCAATCACACAACCTTAG
- a CDS encoding translation initiation factor IF-2 subunit gamma, protein MTETQTQPEVNIGLVGHVDHGKTTLVQALSGSWTDQHSEEMKRGISIRLGYADATFRKCPGVEAPDCYTVEEECPDGSASEVVRTVSFVDAPGHETLMATMLSGAAIMDGAVLVVSATEEVPQAQTEEHLMALDIIGIDNIVIAQNKVDLVDRDRAVRNYEQIKEFVEGTVAEDAPIVPISAQQDVNMDLLIDAIEREIPTPDRDPDADPRLHVARSFDINRPGTTWENLSGGVVGGSLVQGELSVGDDIEIRPGREVEEGGQSEWQSIESEVRSLQSGGSQSETVRPGGLVGVGTGLDPSLTKGDALAGQVAGHPGHLPPTWDGFEMSVELLERVVGGTDEIEPISTGEPLMLTVGTATTVGAVTSARGDECEVNLKRPVCAPPGAKIAINRRVGARWRLIGIGTLQD, encoded by the coding sequence GTGACTGAAACACAGACACAACCGGAGGTGAACATCGGACTCGTCGGCCACGTGGATCACGGGAAGACGACACTCGTGCAGGCGTTGAGTGGGTCGTGGACCGACCAGCACAGCGAGGAGATGAAACGCGGAATCTCGATCCGACTGGGCTACGCGGACGCGACGTTCCGCAAGTGCCCGGGCGTCGAGGCACCCGACTGCTACACGGTCGAGGAGGAGTGCCCGGACGGTTCGGCGAGCGAGGTCGTCCGCACGGTCTCGTTCGTGGACGCGCCGGGTCACGAGACCCTGATGGCGACGATGCTGTCGGGCGCGGCGATCATGGACGGTGCCGTCCTCGTCGTCTCGGCGACCGAGGAGGTGCCACAGGCGCAGACCGAAGAACACCTGATGGCGCTCGACATCATCGGCATCGACAACATCGTCATCGCCCAGAACAAGGTCGACCTCGTCGACCGCGACCGGGCGGTCCGCAACTACGAGCAGATCAAGGAGTTCGTGGAGGGGACCGTCGCGGAGGACGCCCCCATCGTCCCGATCAGCGCCCAGCAGGACGTCAACATGGACCTGCTGATCGACGCGATCGAGCGCGAGATCCCGACGCCGGACCGCGATCCGGACGCGGATCCACGGCTCCACGTCGCGCGCAGTTTCGACATCAACCGACCGGGGACGACGTGGGAGAACCTCTCCGGCGGCGTCGTCGGCGGGAGCCTCGTGCAGGGCGAACTGTCGGTCGGCGACGACATCGAGATCCGTCCCGGCCGCGAGGTCGAGGAGGGCGGCCAGTCCGAGTGGCAGTCCATCGAGAGCGAGGTGCGCTCGCTCCAGTCCGGTGGTTCCCAGTCCGAGACGGTCCGCCCCGGCGGACTGGTCGGCGTCGGCACCGGTCTCGACCCGAGTCTCACGAAGGGTGACGCGCTGGCGGGACAGGTCGCGGGGCACCCCGGCCACCTCCCGCCGACGTGGGATGGCTTCGAGATGTCGGTCGAACTGCTCGAACGCGTGGTCGGTGGCACCGACGAGATCGAACCGATCTCGACCGGCGAACCGCTGATGCTCACGGTGGGGACCGCGACGACCGTCGGCGCGGTCACCAGCGCGCGCGGCGACGAGTGTGAGGTGAACCTGAAGCGGCCGGTCTGTGCGCCACCGGGCGCGAAGATCGCCATCAACCGCCGCGTCGGCGCGCGCTGGCGGCTGATCGGCATCGGCACCTTACAGGACTGA